In the Euphorbia lathyris chromosome 5, ddEupLath1.1, whole genome shotgun sequence genome, one interval contains:
- the LOC136230714 gene encoding vignain-like, with translation MDTKKIIFLAISVVLVLKAAESFDYQEEDLASEERLWNLYERWRSHHTVSRSLTEKKQRFNVFKENLKHVHKENQKDKLYKLKLNKFADMTNHEFLQHHGGSKVSHFRMLHGPRKVTGFSHENTYNLPSSVDWRKKGAVTDVKNQGKCGSCWAFSSVAAVEGINKIKTGKLVSLSEQELVDCSSDNNGCGGGLMEQAFSFIKNNGGLATEINYPYTAKDGSCDSAKMNSGMVTIDGYEMVPERDEHALMKALANQPIAIAMDAGGRDLQFYSEGVFTGDCGTELNHGVALVGYGTSIDGTKYWIVKNSWGNDWGENGYIRMERGVDREEGLCGLTLEASYPVKKTSDNKKSPFQSPKDEL, from the exons ATGGATACAAAAAAGATAATCTTTCTTGCAATTTCAGTAGTTCTAGTTCTGAAGGCGGCGGAGAGTTTTGATTACCAGGAAGAGGATTTAGCATCGGAAGAGAGGCTGTGGAACTTATACGAACGGTGGCGGAGCCACCACACAGTCTCCCGGAGCCTGACCGAGAAAAAGCAACGCTTCAATGTGTTTAAAGAGAATTTGAAACATGTTCATAAGGAAAACCAGAAGGATAAACTTTATAAACTGAAGCTGAACAAGTTTGCTGATATGACTAACCATGAATTCTTGCAACATCATGGTGGTTCTAAGGTTAGCCATTTTAGGATGCTCCATGGACCTCGGAAGGTAACTGGTTTTTCTCATGAGAATACTTATAATCTTCCTTCTTCTGTTGATTGGAGAAAGAAAGGCGCTGTTACCGACGTTAAGAATCAAGGAAAATGCG GTAGCTGTTGGGCATTTTCAAGTGTAGCAGCAGTTGAAGGAATAAACAAGATAAAAACAGGAAAGTTGGTTTCTTTGTCTGAGCAAGAACTGGTAGATTGTAGCTCTGATAACAATGGCTGTGGTGGGGGTTTAATGGAACAAGCTTTCAGTTTCATTAAGAATAATGGTGGATTAGCTACTGAGATTAACTATCCTTACACTGCCAAAGATGGCTCTTGTGACTCTGCCAAg ATGAACTCAGGTATGGTGACAATTGATGGATATGAAATGGTACCAGAAAGAGATGAGCATGCATTGATGAAAGCTCTGGCTAACCAACCTATTGCCATTGCTATGGATGCTGGAGGCAGGGATCTTCAGTTTTACTCTGAG GGAGTATTCACAGGAGATTGTGGGACAGAGCTAAACCATGGGGTAGCATTGGTAGGATATGGAACAAGTATTGATGGAACTAAGTATTGGATTGTCAAGAATTCTTGGGGTAATGATTGGGGTGAAAATGGTTATATAAGAATGGAAAGAGGTGTTGACAGAGAAGAAGGTTTGTGTGGTTTAACTTTGGAAGCTTCTTATCCTGTTAAGAAGACTTCTGACAACAAGAAATCACCCTTTCAATCTCCTAAAGATGAGCTTTAG
- the LOC136230715 gene encoding uncharacterized protein → MVKVASYFAMSLGAFVFWQTMDKVHVYIALHQDEKLERLEKEAEIRRVREEFLRQQRDQDPVG, encoded by the exons atggtgAAAGTGGCTTCGTATTTCGCGATGTCATTAGGTGCTTTCGTATTCTGGCAGACCATGGATAAGGTTCATGTCTATATTGCCCTCCATCAAGACGAAAAG TTGGAGAGGTTGGAGAAGGAAGCCGAGATTAGGAGAGTCAGAGAAGAGTTTCTTCGTCAACAGAGGGATCAAGATCCTGTTGGTTGA